Proteins encoded by one window of Hyla sarda isolate aHylSar1 chromosome 13, aHylSar1.hap1, whole genome shotgun sequence:
- the GRB2 gene encoding growth factor receptor-bound protein 2 isoform X1 — MEAIAKYDFKATADDELSFKRGDILKVLNEECDQNWYKAELNGKDGFIPKNYIEMKPHPWFFGKIPRAKAEEMLGKQRHDGAFLIRESESAPGDFSLSVKFGNDVQHFKVLRDGAGKYFLWVVKFNSLNELVDYHRSTSVSRNQQIFLRDIEQVPQVHGGDRATSLPQQPTYVQALFDFDPQEDGELGFRRGDFIQVVDNSDPNWWKGTCHGQTGMFPRNYVTPVNRNL, encoded by the exons ATGGAAGCCATAGCAAAATACGACTTTAAAGCGACAGCAGATGATGAACTAAGCTTCAAACGAGGAGACATACTGAAG GTCTTGAACGAAGAATGTGACCAAAACTGGTACAAAGCTGAGCTCAATGGAAAGGATGGATTTATTCCCAAAAACTACATAGAAATGAAACCACATCC GTGGTTTTTTGGCAAAATACCACGTGCCAAAGCAGAGGAGATGCTTGGGAAACAGAGACATGATGGTGCCTTTTTGATCCGAGAGAGTGAAAGTGCTCCAGGAGACTTCTCCCTTTCAGTGAA GTTTGGCAACGATGTACAACATTTCAAGGTCCTGCGAGATGGTGCAGGAAAATACTTCTTGTGGGTGGTAAAGTTTAACTCTCTGAATGAGCTAGTGGACTACCATCGGTCCACATCTGTGTCTCGGAACCAGCAGATCTTCTTACGTGACATCGAGCAGGTGCCACAGGTACACGGGGGAGACAGAGCCACAAGTTTACCACAG CAACCTACCTATGTTCAGGCACTGTTTGACTTTGACCCCCAAGAAGATGGGGAACTCGGATTTCGACGAGGAGACTTCATCCAGGTGGTAGACAACTCAGATCCCAATTGGTGGAAAGGGACATGTCATGGACAGACTGGCATGTTTCCACGTAACTATGTGACACCTGTCAACCGCAATCTGTAA
- the GRB2 gene encoding growth factor receptor-bound protein 2 isoform X2, translated as MEAIAKYDFKATADDELSFKRGDILKVLNEECDQNWYKAELNGKDGFIPKNYIEMKPHPWFFGKIPRAKAEEMLGKQRHDGAFLIRESESAPGDFSLSVKFGNDVQHFKVLRDGAGKYFLWVVKFNSLNELVDYHRSTSVSRNQQIFLRDIEQVPQQPTYVQALFDFDPQEDGELGFRRGDFIQVVDNSDPNWWKGTCHGQTGMFPRNYVTPVNRNL; from the exons ATGGAAGCCATAGCAAAATACGACTTTAAAGCGACAGCAGATGATGAACTAAGCTTCAAACGAGGAGACATACTGAAG GTCTTGAACGAAGAATGTGACCAAAACTGGTACAAAGCTGAGCTCAATGGAAAGGATGGATTTATTCCCAAAAACTACATAGAAATGAAACCACATCC GTGGTTTTTTGGCAAAATACCACGTGCCAAAGCAGAGGAGATGCTTGGGAAACAGAGACATGATGGTGCCTTTTTGATCCGAGAGAGTGAAAGTGCTCCAGGAGACTTCTCCCTTTCAGTGAA GTTTGGCAACGATGTACAACATTTCAAGGTCCTGCGAGATGGTGCAGGAAAATACTTCTTGTGGGTGGTAAAGTTTAACTCTCTGAATGAGCTAGTGGACTACCATCGGTCCACATCTGTGTCTCGGAACCAGCAGATCTTCTTACGTGACATCGAGCAGGTGCCACAG CAACCTACCTATGTTCAGGCACTGTTTGACTTTGACCCCCAAGAAGATGGGGAACTCGGATTTCGACGAGGAGACTTCATCCAGGTGGTAGACAACTCAGATCCCAATTGGTGGAAAGGGACATGTCATGGACAGACTGGCATGTTTCCACGTAACTATGTGACACCTGTCAACCGCAATCTGTAA